A section of the Meles meles chromosome 8, mMelMel3.1 paternal haplotype, whole genome shotgun sequence genome encodes:
- the MYBPC3 gene encoding myosin-binding protein C, cardiac-type — translation MPEPGKKPVSAFSKKPRSAEVAAGSSAVFEAETERSGVKVRWQRGGSDISASDKYSLAAEGTRHTLTVRDVGPADQGSYAVIAGSSKVKFDLKVIEAEKAAPVPSPAPAPAPAEAPGAPGEALASATEERGGSPSPEGSSSAVPDASGAPDDPIGLFVMRPQDGEVTTGGSITFSARVAGASLLKPPTVKWFKGKWVDLSSKAGQHLQLHSSYDRASKVYLFELHITDAQATFAGGYRCEVSTKDKFDSCNFNLTVHEAVGPGELDLRSAFRRTSLAGSGRRISDSHEDAGTLDFSSLLKKRDSFRRDSRLEAPAEEDVWEILRQASPSEYERIAFQHGVTDLRGMLKRLKGMKRDEKKSTAFQKKLEPAYQVSKGHKIRLTVELADPDAEVKWLKNGQEIQMSGSKYIFESVGTKRTLTISQCSLADDAAYQCVVGGEKCSTELFVKEPPVLITRPLEDQLVMVGQRVEFECEVSEEGAQVKWLKDGVELTREETFKYRFKKDGQRHHLIINEATLEDAGHYALRTSGGQALAELIVQEKKLEVYQNIADLTVGAKDQAVFKCEVSDENVRGVWLKNGKELVPDSRIKVSHIGRVHKLTIDDVTPADEADYSFVPEGFACNLSAKLHFMEVKIDFVPRQEPPKIHLDCPGRKPDTIVVVAGNKLRLDVPISGDPAPTVIWQKSIPQKNKVPAGPAPDATGDAGASDEWVFDKKLLCETEGRVRVETTKDRSIFTVEGAEKEDEGVYIVTVKNPVGEDQVNLTVKVIDVPDAPAAPKISNVGEDSCTVQWEPPAYDGGQPILGYILERKKKKSYRWMRLNFDLLRELSHEARRMIEGVVYEMRVYAVNAIGMSRPSPASQPFMPIGPPSEPTHLAVEDVSDTTVSLKWRPPERVGAGGLDGYSVEYCREGCSEWTAALQGLTERTSMLVKDLPTGARLLFRVRAHNMAGPGAPVATKEPVTVQEILQRPRLQLPRHLRQTIQRKVGEPVNLLIPFQGKPRPQVTWTKEGQPLAGEEVSIRNSPTDTILFIRAACRTHSGTYQVTLRIENMEDKATLVLQIVDKPSPPQDIRVMEAWGFNVALEWKPPQDDGNTEIWGYTVQKADKKTMEWFTVLEHYRRTHCVVSELIIGNGYYFRVFSHNMVGPSDKAATTKEPVFIPKPGITYEPPNYKALDFSEAPSFTRPLVNRSVIAGYNAILCCAVRGSPKPKITWFKNGLDLGEDARFRMFSKQGVLTLEIRKPCPFDGGIYVCRATNLQGEAQCECRLEVRVPQ, via the exons TCTCAGCCTTCAGCAAGAAGCCAAGGTCAGCAGAGGTGGCCGCCGGCAGCTCTGCCGTGTTCGAGGCCGAGACAGAGAGGTCAGGAGTAAAGGTGCGCTGGCAGCGAGGGGGCAGTGACATCAGCGCCAGTGACAAGTACAGCCTGGCCGCCGAGGGCACGAGGCACACTCTGACTGTGCGGGACGTGGGCCCTGCTGACCAGGGGTCCTACGCAGTCATCGCCGGCTCGTCCAAGGTCAAGTTTGACCTCAAGGTCATAGAAGCAG aGAAAGCAGCACCTGTACCgagccctgctcctgctcctgcccctgctgaGGCTCCTGGGGCCCCTGGAGAAGCCCTGGCCTCAGCCACTGAGGAGAGAGGAGGCTCCCCGAGTCCTGAAG GGTCAAGCTCAGCGGTTCCTGATGCCTCTGGTGCCCCTGATGACCCCATCGGCCTCTTTGTGATGAGGCCACAGGATGGCGAGGTGACCACAG GTGGCAGCATCACCTTCTCGGCACGTGTGGCCGGAGCCAGCCTCCTGAAGCCACCCACGGTGAAGTGGTTCAAAGGCAAGTGGGTGGACCTGAGCAGTAAAGCGGGCCAGCACCTGCAGCTTCACAGTAGCTACGACCGCGCCAGTAAG GTCTACCTGTTTGAGCTGCACATTACAGATGCCCAGGCTACCTTTGCAGGCGGCTACCGCTGTGAGGTGTCCACCAAGGACAAATTTGACAGCTGCAACTTCAATCTCACTGTCCATG agGCGGTTGGTCCTGGAGAACTGGACCTCCGATCGGCCTTCCGTCGCAC GAGCCTGGCAGGAAGTGGTCGGCGGATCAG TGACAGCCACGAGGACGCTGGAACTCTGGACTTCAGCTCACTGCTGAAGAAGAG AGA CAGTTTTCGGAG GGACTCAAGGCTAGAGGCGCCAGCCGAGGAAGACGTGTGGGAGATCCTGCGGCAGGCCTCCCCGTCGGAGTACGAGCGCATCGCCTTCCAGCATGGGGTCACCGACCTGCGGGGCATGCTCAAGAGGCTGAAGGGCATGAAGCGGGATGAGAAAAAGAGCACAG CCTTTCAGAAGAAGCTGGAGCCAGCCTACCAGGTGAGCAAGGGCCACAAGATCCGGCTGACCGTGGAGCTGGCCGACCCCGATGCCGAGGTCAAGTGGCTGAAGAATGGACAAGAGATCCAGATGAGCGGCAG CAA GTACATCTTCGAGTCTGTGGGGACCAAGCGCACGCTGACCATCAGCCAGTGCTCGCTGGCGGACGACGCGGCCTACCAGTGCGTGGTGGGCGGGGAGAAGTGTAGCACTGAGCTCTTTGTCAAAG AGCCCCCCGTGCTGATCACTCGGCCCCTGGAAGACCAGCTGGTAATGGTGGGACAGCGGGTGGAGTTCGAGTGCGAAGTATCCGAGGAGGGGGCCCAGGTCAAATG GCTGAAGGATGGGGTGGAGCTGACCCGGGAGGAGACCTTCAAATACCGGTTCAAGAAGGACGGCCAGAGACACCACCTGATCATCAATGAGGCGACGCTGGAGGACGCCGGGCACTACGCGCTGCGCACCAGCGGGGGCCAGGCGCTGGCCGAGCTCATTGTGCAGG agAAAAAGCTAGAGGTGTACCAGAACATCGCGGACCTGACGGTGGGCGCAAAGGACCAGGCAGTGTTCAAGTGTGAGGTGTCTGACGAGAACGTGCGGGGCGTGTGGCTGAAGAACGGGAAGGAGCTGGTCCCCGACAGCCGCATCAAGGTGTCCCACATCGGGCG GGTCCACAAACTGACCATTGATGACGTCACACCTGCGGACGAGGCTGACTACAGCTTTGTGCCTGAGGGCTTTGCCTGCAACCTGTCAGCCAAGCTCCATTTCATGG AGGTCAAGATCGACTTCGTGCCCAGGCAAG aACCTCCCAAGATCCACCTGGACTGCCCGGGCCGCAAGCCGGACACCATTGTGGTTGTGGCTGGGAACAAGCTACGCCTGGATGTCCCTATCTCCGGGGACCCTGCTCCCACTGTGATTTGGCAGAAGAGCATCCCACAG AAAAACAAGGTCCCGGCAGGGCCAGCCCCTGACGCCACAGGGGATGCTGGTGCCAGTGACGAGTGGGTGTTTGACAAGAAG ctgcTGTGTGAGACCGAGGGCCGGGTCCGCGTGGAGACCACCAAGGACCGCAGCATCTTCACTGTCGagggagcagagaaggaagaCGAGGGTGTCTACATTGTCACAGTGAAGAACCCAGTGGGCGAGGACCAGGTCAATCTCACAGTCAAGGTCATCG ATGTGCCAGACGCCCCTGCGGCCCCCAAGATCAGCAACGTGGGTGAGGACTCCTGCACGGTGCAGTGGGAGCCCCCTGCCTACGATGGAGGCCAGCCCATCCTGG GCTACATCCTGGAGCgcaagaagaagaagagctaCCGGTGGATGCGGCTGAACTTTGACCTGCTGCGAGAGCTCAGCCACGAGGCCCGGCGCATGATTGAGGGCGTCGTGTATGAGATGAGAGTCTACGCGGTCAACGCCATTGGCATGTCCAGGCCTAGCCCGGCCTCCCAGCCCTTCATGCCGATTG GCCCCCCGAGCGAGCCCACTCACCTGGCGGTGGAGGACGTGTCGGACACCACCGTCTCCCTCAAGTGGCGGCCGCCGGAGCGCGTGGGAGCAGGCGGCCTGGACGGCTACAGCGTGGAGTACTGCCGGGAGGGCT GCTCGGAGTGGACGGCCGCCCTGCAGGGGCTGACCGAGCGCACCTCGATGCTGGTGAAGGACCTGCCCACCGGCGCGCGGCTGCTCTTCCGTGTGCGCGCCCACAACATGGCGGGGCCCGGGGCGCCCGTCGCCACCAAGGAGCCCGTGACCGTGCAGGAGATACTGC AGCGGCCACGACTCCAGTTGCCCAGGCACCTGCGCCAGACCATCCAGAGAAAGGTTGGGGAGCCCGTGAATCTCCTCATTCCTTTCCAG GGCAAGCCCCGGCCTCAGGTGACCTGGACCAAAGAGGGGCAGCCCCTGGCAGGCGAGGAGGTCAGCATCCGAAACAGCCCCACAGACACCATCCTGTTCATCCGGGCTGCTTGCCGCACCCATTCTGGAACCTACCAGGTGACGCTGCGAATCgagaacatggaggacaaggcCACGCTGGTCCTGCAGATCGTTG ACAAGCCAAGCCCTCCCCAGGACATTCGGGTCATGGAAGCGTGGGGTTTCAACGTGGCTCTGGAGTGGAAACCACCCCAGGATGATGGCAACACAGAGATCTGGGGTTACACGGTACAGAAAGCCGACAAGAAGACCATG GAATGGTTCACTGTCTTGGAGCATTACCGCCGCACTCACTGCGTGGTGTCAGAGCTCATCATTGGCAACGGCTACTACTTCCGGGTCTTCAGCCATAACATGGTGGGACCCAGTGACAAAGCCGCCACCACCAAGGAGCCTGTCTTTATCCCCAAACCAG GCATCACATATGAGCCACCCAACTATAAGGCCCTGGACTTCTCTGAGGCCCCGAGCTTCACCCGCCCCCTGGTGAACCGCTCAGTCATCGCCGGCTACAACGCTATCCTCTGCTGTGCTGTCCGGGGTAGCCCCAAG CCCAAGATTACCTGGTTCAAGAACGGCCTGGATCTGGGGGAAGACGCCCGCTTCCGCATGTTCAGCAAGCAGGGAGTGTTGACGCTGGAGATTAGAAAGCCCTGCCCCTTCGACGGGGGCATCTATGTCTGTAGGGCCACCAACTTACAAGGCGAGGCACAGTGTGAGTGCCGCCTAGAAGTACGAG TGCCTCAGTGA